TCACAAACCGAAGGTCAACATCGTGGTCGTCCGCTGCGTTGAGGAGGTGAGTGGCGAGAATCGTCAGCGGCAACCCGGAATAAGGCCGGCGCTGGTGTCCAGGACCTGTGCCTCATCCAACTTCGGTCGCCCTCAGACTTGCTGGAGCGGACCATGAAGAATGCGTGTGATAAGTCGCTTCGCCGTCAGGTGGACAAATGGCTCGCACCGGCTCCGGCGGCACCCGTTCATGTGACCGAATTCGGCCGGACGCGTTGGGGCGGAACACGTTATGTGCGTGTCGAGACGTCGTCACCGGCCGGTTTGCGCGTGCTGTTCTTCTTTCGGCACGATGACGGCACGTGGTGCGTGTTTCCACCTGCCACCGACAGGCGGAAGTTGACCGCAGAGCGCGCTGCCGCACAAGTTGCCGCCGTCCGCCTTTAACCAGAGATAAGCGTCCGATAGCCACACCGAAGAGCCCCACGGATTTGCGATTCAGGGCTGCATGGGCGCCGCCGAGGTGCTGAAGCGCATGCTCTCCGACCATGGCGTCCTGCACGGAACCTCAAGGCAAACAACAGACCCGAGGAATAAGTGCGAGCGGTGCCTGGTTCTCCGCGATAAACACTGGGCCACGTTGGGGGTGAAGCGGACCAATTGCGAAGAACGAAGGCGGCGTGGAAACGTAAAGGTGGCCTGCAGAAATACTACGACCGAATCGTAAACGGCATGCTCGAACGCGGCTATGACAAGGGCTCACCATCGAAGACTATCGCTACATGACGGCGAAACTTCGTAACAATGCCGACGCCCCAGGCACATGCCCGGCGCGGCAGATGTTGAGCTCGCCTTGCCTCGCTCCCAACCCACAGACCCGTGCTGCGTGCAGGAGCTGATGGCGGTGGCGCGCTTGTTCGCGAGGCAAGCACACGCTACAAATCCGGGTGCAAACTGAAGGCGTGCGCAGGCTCTTGAAAAGGGAGACGAGCATGAACTTCGTCATTAACAGACTTGCGATTTCCGCCTTGATTCTCACTGTTGTGGGGACTGTATTCGCGCAGGGAGCTGGAGGTGGTGCCGGTACCGGAGGCGGTGCCGGTGCTGGTGTCGGCGCCAACGGTACTGGCGCAGGAGGCGGCACGGGTCTGAACTTCTCGACCCCAAGCGGAATGGGCTTACGGCCACCCGTCTCGGCCGGGCCGGCCCGTGCGACGTCCGCAGCGTCGAGTCCGAGCACCTTGGATTCGACCGGTGGCAACCACCCTTCCGGCGCGTCCGCGAGCCCCAGTGGGATGAAAAAGCCCTATTGAAACAGTGTTGCAGCGCCACGCCACCTGAAGCTCAGTCCGGCGGACGTCAACGGGGCTTCTGCCTACGCGGCGCCCCTCGACGCGCTCCTGCAGCGCGCCGCCGACAGCGCCCGGACATTCAGGCCGCGAAGGCGAATGTCGCAGCGAACGTAGCGCGAATCACGGAGACCCGCGCCGCCTACCTGCTGTCACCTTCCGCGACGGCCCAGACCGGCACGAGCCTAGTCCCGGGCACGCCGCGCCTATGTGCGAGCTCGGGCGTTGCTGTCGCTCAAGATACCGCAATTCAGTGGCTTCGCGGGTCGGTACAGCGCGGCGGCTGCGGTTGCGTCGAAAGATGCGAGTGAGGCCGACCTCGCGTTGACGCGGCGCCAGGCCGCGCTCGACGTTCTTACGCAACGCGCGTCGCTCGTCAATGCGCAGGAGTCGCTCGCGACCGCGCGGTCTTACGAGGCTAGCGCTGCTGAGCAGGTCGGGGGCGCGAAGCAGTACAAAAACGGCTTCGGCAAGTCTCCTGAGACAGCCGGGCTGTACAGTGTTGTCGCCGACGCCAGTTCGACGCGCATGCCGAAATTCGGCTGACCAGCCAACTGTGCCGCCAGTCATTGCTGCTGGAGTCTTGATTTGATTGGCAAGCGGGTCAGTCCGATGTGGGCATGCGGGTCAAAATTATGTCGGCGTCGACAGTTCAGCCGCATTAACGGCGTCACCGGCACCATGACGTTAATGACGGAGGTCGACGTCGCGACGGGCGAGGACGTTCGCGTCTTGCGCTTGGGAGCAGCGGAAGACGGTAAAGCAGTTGTGCTGGTTGATTTCGACGAACGGAAGGCGGGTATCCACCGCGAAATCCGCTACGAGATTACGGTCCGAGACTTGATAGCGGCGATTCGTACTTACGGAGCACAATTGTCGGGCGAGCGACACAACCTGTGAGAGATAGTCGCTTGCGGATACGGACTTGCATTGGCTTCGCACGACACGTGGCGAATATCCAACTCCGATAGCCTGCGTCGCAGAGTCGTCGGCGCAACGGCCCGCATTGCCCCCCAACTACGGATTCCAGCACTGAGAAACGGCGCGCCAGCGAGCGAACGGCTTACGCGTCGGGTTCCCTGGGAGCGATTTCCAGAACCGCGGGCGACATTCAGTACAATGGGCAATCGATTGCGCCGGAATACTCTGCGGGACCGTTATTGGCAGTTAAACGTTGAACTCAGACACGCATTATCAGACCCTTGGCGTTGCGAGCACCGCGTCTGCCGACGATATCGTGAAGGCGTACCGCCGATTGGCGATGCGGTGGCACCCGGACCGCAACCCGGCCAACCCGCACGACGCCAAAACGCGGTTCCAGCAAATCAAGAGCGCGTACGACGTGCTGAGCGACCCGCGCAAAAGAGAGCTCTACGACCTCCAGATTTCGCCACGCCGGTCTGGCTCATCCGGCAGTGCGTCGTCAGGCTCGTCCTTTGACGAGGCCGTCCGGGCGCGATGGAACAAGCGCCCTGGACCGCCGCCGGTCCAGGGCGCGGATATCGAATGCAAGATGACGGTCCCGCTCGAAACGGTAATTTTCGGCGGCGCTGTGGACGTAACGATGCTTGCACCGCGGCCGTGCGGGACCTGTCACGGAAACGGCAAGCTCGCCGGTCATTTCGCGTGTCCGTCATGCGGCGGCGACGGCAACGACGACCATGGGCGCAACTGCAGAAAGTGCAGTGGCTACGGCGCGGTCTTCGAGACGCGCTGTCGGAACTGCAGCGGAAAGGGCGTGGTCAAGACTGAGAAGACGATAAGGGTGACCGTCCCGCCCGGTGTCGTCGAAGGCACGGTTCTGCGTGTTAAGGGCGCCGGAGGCCCTGGTCTGAACGGGGGCGCACCAGGTTCGGCTTTCTGCCGCATCAAGATTCAGGCGCATCGCACCTATAAGCTGCGCGGCCTTACCCTGAGCCGGGACCTTACGGTGGACTGTGTAACAGCCATGCTGGGCGGCACGGTTGCGGTCGAGTTATTCGGCGCGCAGGTCAAGGTCGCGGTGCCGCCAATGACCCGAGCGGGGAAAATCATCACGATGGAAAAGGCGGGGTTGAAGAATTCGAAGACCGGAGAAAACGGTGACCTCAAATTCAAGGTCGTCATCGATTTGCCCATCAGTGCTCGCAAGTTGAGGCCCGAGCACAAAGAAATACTGCGGGCGATGTTCAACGCCGCTGCCGCCAAGTGAGGGTTCCAGCGGTGGCACGCTCGTCCGGTTGGCGCTACGAGGTTACGGCCGCCGAATTGATTGCAGCTATTCGGACGCATGGTGCTGAGCGTCCGCCAAAGCAATACAGCGCGTGACAGGTGACGCAGACCCTGACCCACACCTGACAACGGCAGTTGGAGAAGCCACCCGGCGGAGGCCATCAAAGCCGCAGCAGCTCTGCTTTCATCCAGCCGTGGACGGCCCGGCTCAATTCCTGTTGCGACATGTCTCGGGATGAAAATGCGGGGCCGACAACTACTCGGATGTGCCCCCGCCCGTCAGGCCATCCCTTCGCCGGCCAAACCTTTCCCGCGTTGTGGACAACAGGGACGACCGGCGCACCGGTCGCGCATGCCAGACGAACACCGCCGGACGTCAATCTCAATGGTGCGCCATGCGGCACCCGGGTTCCTTCCGGAAATATCACCACGACGTCACCCTTACGCAGCCGCTCGGCACACTCCTGTGTCACTGCCTGATGGGCCTGTCGCGCCGAGCCACGATTCAGGCTGACCATGTCGAGGCCACGTAGTACCCATCCGAAAAACGGGATGCGCAGCAGGTCTTCCTTGAACACGAAACTGATGCGTCGTGGAAACACAGCCATGAACGCCAGCGTCTCCCAGGTCGATTCATGACGGCACAAGACTATTGATGGTCCGTCCGGAAGATGGTCGAGTCCCTCCACCGAACACGTGATACCTGGCAGCCAGCGCATCACGGCGACCAATGCGCGACACCACTGTGACGCAAGCCAGTAGCGGCCGCTCCTCCCGACGAATGGAAATAGCAACAGTATCCCCGCTGAGTACAGCGTTCCGCTGCCGAGCAGGTAGACAATGAACAGCCATTTGGCGAACGTGGAGCGCATGATGACCCGAATGAAATCAGCCTGGCAGCGTGAGGTTATGGTCGCAACCAACTGCGCCTGTTCGCCAGATGCCGTCACACGGTGGCATCGCTGCAGCGGCGCCCCGCCACCGATTTCGTTTGTACGGCAGTCGCCATGCGAGCCATGGCGTACCCCATCCGTCCGAGTTCGTGCAGCGCGCCGTCAGTCTGGCCGAGCTACGTCGGTCAACGACGCCTATGTAATCCCTGGACACGAACCCATCGCGCATTGAACTCATATCGCTCAAACGGACCGCCCGAATTCGCCGAGGAAATGTGTAATAGCGCGATGGGAATGCCCTGCTGACAGATACCGAAAGACGGTTCCCGGCCAGCGCTGAACTATTGCACAGCTGGGATGACGTCCCCGGTCATGTCACCGCCCAGGCTGCGCTTGTATGCCTGTGCCACTACTGCCGCCGGCACTCCGTTCGCGGGGTCCCGTCCCATGGACGCGAGCGTCTCGGCAATCCAACCGGGGCTGACCGTGTTCACGCGCGCCTTGCCTCGCAATTCGAGCGCTGCGGACCGGGTAAACGCCTCTACACCGGCGTTCACAACGCTCACCGCGGCGCTGCCCTCCATTGGCTGCTGGGAGAGGACACCGCTGGTTAGGGTAAGCGAGCCACCTTGGGACACGTGGCCGACTGAGCACCGAACGAGATTGACCTGGCCCATCAGCTTGTTTTTAAGGCTAAACGCGAAGTCCTCGTCCGACAGTGCGCCTAGCCCTACCTTCGCAAGCTCGGCGTTGTTCGGCGGTGGCGCCGAGGCGGAATGTGGCTTAGATAAGGCGTAGATATTGAATTTCGCTTGATTCTTTGGTTTGAAGATGCTACATGAAAGAACATGCACATCTTCGAAAGAAAAGTCAACGGTCATCGCTACCGCATCGCGGCGCAATCCGTGTGGGATGCGCAGCGCGGCCGCTCCGTTGCACGCCAGGTCGTGCTGGGACCGGCCGATCCACCGCGAGTCGCGGATCTGAGTGCGACCCAGACGGTGGGCACGCGCGGCGTGGGCGACGTCGGGGCGTTGATCTGGGTCGCCGAACAACTGGACCTGGTCGGGCAGATCGATCGGGCCTGCGGCGGGGTTGGCGCCAAAGGCGGCCCATCGGTGGGCGAGTTGGCGGTGGCCGTGGCGATCCAGCGCGCCTGTGCACCGGGACCCAAGCGCGAACTGGGGGAGTTTCTCGATGCAAGTCTGCCGCGCCTGTCGTGCTTGCCCGGCTCCGCCTTTACGGGCCAGGCCTTTCATCGCGTCGCGCAGCAAGTGACCGATGAGCAGCTGGAGCAGGCGCAGGTGGCCATCGCGAATGCAGCGGTCTCCCGCTTCGGGCTCTCGGCCGACGTGCTTGCGTTCGATACGACGAACTTCGATACCCACATCGACACGCAGACGCCCGGCGAGCTGGCTCGACGTGGACACGCCAAGAGCAAGCGAGGGGACCTGCGCGTCGTCGGGCTGGGCCTGCTGGTCAGCGAGACGGGCCATGTGCCGTTGTTGTACCGGACGTATCCCGGCAACGGATCGGACCAGGCGGTGCTTACGGCGTGCCTGGCGGGCCTGGCGCAGTTGCATGAGGCGCTGGATAGTGCCGAGGGTCGCGAGCGGCCGGCGCAGCGCACGGTGGTGCGAGACGGCGGATTCTGGAGCCCGCAGCTCGAACTCGATCTGGATGCCGCCGGCTACTACAGCCTCATCTCGTTGCCGCTGGGGCACAAGGCCGCGGAAGAGGCGCTGCAGATGGCGGCGCAACGCGGTGCGATGAAGCCGCTGTCGGGCAAGCTCAGTGACGTGCGGGCGGCGCGGATGCGAACGACCGTTGGCGAGTTGGACCGCACGCTCGTGGTGGTGGAGAGCCAGGAGCTGCTAGCGGGCCAGAAGCGCGGGATCGCGGTGGCGCTGCGCAAGGCGAAGGTGGAATTGAGCACGCTGCAGGGGTTGGTCGAAAAGGGCCGCATTACGCGCAGCCGGCTGGAGCTGCGGGTCAAGAAGGCGCTCGCCCGGGAACATCTGGCGAGCTTCGTTGTGGCTACCATCGCCGGGAGCGAGCCGGCACCGACCTTGCACTGGCACGTCGATGACGCATTGCGCCGCACGCTGGAGCGCACACGGCTGGGCAGACGGGTGCTGTGTACAGATCGGCACAACTGGAGTACCGGGCGCATCGTCCACGCCTTCCGGGGGCAGTGGAATGTCGAGGAGTTGTTCCGCCGGGCGAAGAAAGGGGGTTTGGTTCCGTGGGGCCCGTCGCACCAGTGGGCCGACGGATCCCTGCGGCTGCACACGTTCGCGACCGTGCTCGGCCTGATGCTCGTGAGCCTGGCAAAGATCGCACTGCGCACCGAGGTTTCGGCCCGCCGCATGATGGACGCCCTGGCCGAAATCAGCGTGACCCTGGTGAGGACGAAGACCGGAGCAACCGGACGACGACCCACT
The DNA window shown above is from Paraburkholderia sp. BL10I2N1 and carries:
- a CDS encoding DnaJ C-terminal domain-containing protein yields the protein MNSDTHYQTLGVASTASADDIVKAYRRLAMRWHPDRNPANPHDAKTRFQQIKSAYDVLSDPRKRELYDLQISPRRSGSSGSASSGSSFDEAVRARWNKRPGPPPVQGADIECKMTVPLETVIFGGAVDVTMLAPRPCGTCHGNGKLAGHFACPSCGGDGNDDHGRNCRKCSGYGAVFETRCRNCSGKGVVKTEKTIRVTVPPGVVEGTVLRVKGAGGPGLNGGAPGSAFCRIKIQAHRTYKLRGLTLSRDLTVDCVTAMLGGTVAVELFGAQVKVAVPPMTRAGKIITMEKAGLKNSKTGENGDLKFKVVIDLPISARKLRPEHKEILRAMFNAAAAK
- a CDS encoding SDR family oxidoreductase gives rise to the protein MTVDFSFEDVHVLSCSIFKPKNQAKFNIYALSKPHSASAPPPNNAELAKVGLGALSDEDFAFSLKNKLMGQVNLVRCSVGHVSQGGSLTLTSGVLSQQPMEGSAAVSVVNAGVEAFTRSAALELRGKARVNTVSPGWIAETLASMGRDPANGVPAAVVAQAYKRSLGGDMTGDVIPAVQ
- a CDS encoding TolC family protein, coding for MLSLKIPQFSGFAGRYSAAAAVASKDASEADLALTRRQAALDVLTQRASLVNAQESLATARSYEASAAEQVGGAKQYKNGFGKSPETAGLYSVVADASSTRMPKFG
- a CDS encoding lysophospholipid acyltransferase family protein, translating into MRSTFAKWLFIVYLLGSGTLYSAGILLLFPFVGRSGRYWLASQWCRALVAVMRWLPGITCSVEGLDHLPDGPSIVLCRHESTWETLAFMAVFPRRISFVFKEDLLRIPFFGWVLRGLDMVSLNRGSARQAHQAVTQECAERLRKGDVVVIFPEGTRVPHGAPLRLTSGGVRLACATGAPVVPVVHNAGKVWPAKGWPDGRGHIRVVVGPAFSSRDMSQQELSRAVHGWMKAELLRL
- a CDS encoding transposase, whose product is MHIFERKVNGHRYRIAAQSVWDAQRGRSVARQVVLGPADPPRVADLSATQTVGTRGVGDVGALIWVAEQLDLVGQIDRACGGVGAKGGPSVGELAVAVAIQRACAPGPKRELGEFLDASLPRLSCLPGSAFTGQAFHRVAQQVTDEQLEQAQVAIANAAVSRFGLSADVLAFDTTNFDTHIDTQTPGELARRGHAKSKRGDLRVVGLGLLVSETGHVPLLYRTYPGNGSDQAVLTACLAGLAQLHEALDSAEGRERPAQRTVVRDGGFWSPQLELDLDAAGYYSLISLPLGHKAAEEALQMAAQRGAMKPLSGKLSDVRAARMRTTVGELDRTLVVVESQELLAGQKRGIAVALRKAKVELSTLQGLVEKGRITRSRLELRVKKALAREHLASFVVATIAGSEPAPTLHWHVDDALRRTLERTRLGRRVLCTDRHNWSTGRIVHAFRGQWNVEELFRRAKKGGLVPWGPSHQWADGSLRLHTFATVLGLMLVSLAKIALRTEVSARRMMDALAEISVTLVRTKTGATGRRPTAMLAPELTAEQRRAVKVFELQRWAPTLFHV